In Festucalex cinctus isolate MCC-2025b chromosome 1, RoL_Fcin_1.0, whole genome shotgun sequence, the sequence AGGCAAGGAGTTTACCAGAACCTTTTTTGAGAGCTGGAATTGCAGGAAACCGCCGACTTCAACAATTTCGCCCGACTTTTCCCTGAGCAGTTCCACATGTTGAAGGTCCAGACTTTCCATCAGTACTGTTAATCCATGTtcgtcacttcctcttcttgccccgtgcgctgattcgctagctaacagccaatcacagtgattaaatgccccgataccgattcaacatgtcaAATTTGCTGAAAACACGCCACGGCCCCAACCGCCGATGTATTCCAACTCGATCCGATTATACGACACTCATTTATACACTGACCAGACGGCACATGCCATTGGCCCAACGTTGTCCGACTCCTGATGTaggattggtgtatctaggccGTAAATCTGATCAGTCTTTTGAGTGTGTTTCGGATTTCAGTTTGATAAGTTACTTTGTCAAGTTAGAGGATTACAAAATCCAACAATACCATCTTCCTGGAATATGAAACAACAATGGTAGTTTGTGTTTAGTGACGTTAGTGTGGCATGAACTTACACAGATATAAAATGTCTTGGATCATTCCCAGGACATTTTTTGGCAGTTGATTATTTCTTGATGTGTACATTATTTGcagtgttttgtattttagcaGATCCATAAATTTcaacaaatgtgattttaaacagTGTGCgtgttaaggttccggtgcgaccggagagtggatcacagaatcacagaacacagaggagtaagcgagaggttttattcaccaaaacacgtgaatatgaacataaagcgctggacacagccaggaaaaaggttaacaaaaagtgcttgcaaattgcaaggagggaaattaacacaacacaaaaagacccgaaggctacaaaccgcaaacacaagaaagcaacaacttactatagctatgaaacacggcacataaaagtgggaacaaaaagagacgtagcaaaacttacgtagatgaaaatcaagaatcttggactataataattagcgaaggcgaaaaacagtagaaacactagacgatggctgtgagcagatggagcaacgacccgacagtggctgcaaggagtcccagtccttatgaaggcctaataggtgatgcactgcaggtgtggtgcaggggacacgcccctctcattaatcaggcactgtgagacaaggaaaacacactgagagcccagcaacatgacagtaccccccccctcaacggacgcctcttggcggaccacctggtttttcCGGATGTGCCGCATGGAACACACGCAGGAGGGACggatccaggatccaggagcggggaatCCACTGCCGCTCCTCAGGACCGTCgccttcccagtcgaccaggtactggaaccccctgccccgAGCTCTAGAGTCCAAAATCTCCTTCACCGTGTAGATCGGGTCACCATCCAGAGTACGTGGAGCGGGAGGTGGAGCCGCCGGGGGGTTCAAGGCACTGGAGGATACCGGTTTGGGCAGAGACACGTGAAAGACAGGATGTACCTTTAGGGTCGGTGGAAGTCGCAGCTTCACAGAGACTGGGTTCATGATGGCCTCCACCTCGAACGGACCCACGAACCTCGGTCCTAACTTCTTGGCCCCACCGGCCAGCCTGAGATCCCGTGACGACAGCCAGACCATGTCACCCGGCCTGTAGACAGGGGCCGGTCGACGGCGACgatccgccacctggcggttgcGCTGAGCAGTGCGAGAGAGAGCCGCACGGGCCTCCCGCCAGACCCGATGGGCTCGCTTCAGGTGCAATTGAATTGAGGGGAGGACCACCTGCCCTTCTTGGGAAGGGAACAGCGGAGGCTGATAGCCATGGGCAACATAGAAGGGTGATTGACCAGTGGCAGAGGAAACCTGAGTGTTGTGGGCGTATTCAACCCAAGGCAAATGAATTGTCCAAGTAGTGGGATTATACTGGCATACGCACCGCAACATCGCTTCGAGGTCTTGGTTGGTTCTCTCAGTTTGTCCATTGGATTGCGGGTGGTATCCAGATGACAGGCTGTAGGTGGCCCCCAGGGACTTGCAGAACCTTTTCCAAACTTGAGAAACAAACTGTGGTCCACGATCtgacacaatatcctgtggtaTGCCATGCAAAAAAACGGAAAACGTGCTTCACCAGTAAACGCGAGGTCTCCAAAGCGGATGGCAGCCGGGATAATGCGACGAAATGAGCAGACTTAGAGAATCTGTCCACAATAGTCAGGACAACGGAAGATCCCCGGGAGACC encodes:
- the LOC144031617 gene encoding uncharacterized protein LOC144031617; translation: MWETVNFWPLSLHFRNGITLWKELRNHSVFTDHRNLEYLRTAKRMNPRQARQGTKNKKPDALSRMFDSSRGEATEDETILPVHCVVGALRWRIEEKDIVSDRGPQFVSQVWKRFCKSLGATYSLSSGYHPQSNGQTERTNQDLEAMLRCVCQYNPTTWTIHLPWVEYAHNTQVSSATGQSPFYVAHGYQPPLFPSQEGQVVLPSIQLHLKRAHRVWREARAALSRTAQRNRQVADRRRRPAPVYRPGDMVWLSSRDLRLAGGAKKLGPSALNPPAAPPPAPRTLDGDPIYTVKEILDSRARGRGFQYLVDWEGDGPEERQWIPRSWILDPSLLRVFHAAHPEKPGGPPRGVR